Proteins encoded by one window of Gammaproteobacteria bacterium:
- a CDS encoding HAD-IA family hydrolase: MQKRFELLVFDWDGTLMDSEAHIVTSMQRAMADARLPEMAREKIRDIIGLGLREAIHRLLPDEPEQLHLALVDRYRYHFFADDPCEPFAGAACVLQQLHEQGYLMAVATGKGRRGLDRVLQSTGFGEYFITTRCADETCSKPNPQMLQEIMEVTGVDIDQTLMIGDTEYDLEMANAARTASLGVDYGVHSRDRLLACGPLACLSAITELPAWLAAQSLPLKNTTEKYG; the protein is encoded by the coding sequence ATGCAGAAACGTTTTGAATTGTTGGTGTTTGACTGGGACGGCACCCTGATGGATTCCGAGGCCCACATCGTGACCAGTATGCAGCGCGCCATGGCGGATGCCCGGCTACCGGAAATGGCGCGTGAAAAGATTCGCGACATCATCGGCCTGGGGCTGCGGGAGGCGATTCACCGCCTGCTGCCCGATGAGCCGGAGCAGCTACACCTGGCCCTAGTCGATCGATATCGTTACCACTTTTTTGCGGATGACCCCTGCGAACCTTTTGCAGGCGCTGCCTGTGTATTGCAACAGCTGCATGAGCAGGGCTATCTGATGGCGGTCGCCACGGGCAAGGGGCGCCGAGGCCTGGACCGGGTCTTACAAAGTACCGGATTTGGTGAATATTTCATTACCACACGCTGTGCCGATGAGACCTGTTCTAAACCCAACCCGCAGATGTTGCAGGAGATCATGGAGGTCACCGGCGTGGACATCGACCAGACCTTAATGATTGGTGATACCGAATATGATCTGGAGATGGCCAATGCGGCTCGCACGGCCAGTCTGGGCGTCGATTACGGCGTGCATTCCAGGGATCGACTGTTGGCCTGTGGCCCCTTGGCCTGTCTGTCGGCGATCACGGAATTACCGGCATGGTTGGCGGCGCAGTCTCTGCCGCTCAAAAATACCACCGAAAAATATGGCTGA
- a CDS encoding S49 family peptidase, whose translation MSDNDKSADTGRQAAAENVAPGSSDKDVWTSGKKVESSPSQNAENPHSPADARSGSWEKDTLNRLAFAAINEQRRARRWSIFFKSLFFIYLFVIFFYIPSDWNKGTLKSAKHTALVDLEGVIAANTQASADNLVGALRAAFKDKKTAAVLLRINSPGGSPVQSGYVYDEIIRLREQYPDTKLYAVVTDICASGGYYIAAAADEIYADKASIVGSIGVLMDGFGFEEAIKKLGVERRLMTAGKHKGVLDPFSPLKKDEVAHVQSLLDTVHRQFIESVKAGRGERLSDSPQIFTGLFWNGEESVKLGLVDGLGSASYVAREIIGEENIVDFTARPNYLDRFADRIGVTMANVISNNIGLQNNTSPMR comes from the coding sequence ATGTCAGATAACGATAAATCAGCGGATACCGGCAGACAGGCTGCGGCTGAAAACGTGGCGCCGGGAAGCAGCGACAAGGATGTGTGGACCTCCGGGAAAAAGGTGGAATCCAGCCCGTCGCAAAACGCAGAAAATCCGCACTCGCCAGCCGATGCCCGGAGTGGGAGCTGGGAGAAGGACACCTTGAACCGGCTGGCCTTTGCCGCCATTAACGAGCAGCGCCGTGCACGACGCTGGAGCATCTTTTTCAAGTCCCTGTTTTTCATCTATCTGTTCGTGATCTTTTTTTACATCCCCAGCGACTGGAATAAGGGCACGCTCAAATCGGCAAAACATACCGCCCTGGTGGATCTGGAAGGCGTGATTGCGGCAAACACACAGGCCAGTGCCGATAATCTGGTCGGTGCCCTGCGCGCCGCGTTTAAGGACAAAAAAACCGCGGCGGTATTGTTACGTATCAACAGCCCTGGTGGTAGCCCGGTGCAATCGGGCTACGTCTATGACGAAATCATCCGGCTACGGGAACAGTACCCCGACACCAAACTCTACGCCGTGGTAACGGATATATGCGCCTCGGGCGGTTACTATATTGCGGCGGCGGCGGATGAGATTTATGCGGATAAGGCCAGTATCGTGGGCTCCATTGGTGTATTGATGGATGGCTTTGGTTTTGAAGAGGCGATCAAAAAGCTCGGGGTGGAACGTCGCCTGATGACCGCCGGTAAACACAAGGGCGTGCTGGACCCATTCTCACCGTTGAAAAAGGATGAGGTGGCACATGTGCAGAGCCTGTTGGATACGGTGCATCGTCAGTTCATTGAGTCGGTGAAGGCGGGGCGCGGCGAGCGTCTTTCTGATTCACCACAAATCTTTACCGGTCTGTTCTGGAACGGAGAAGAGAGCGTCAAACTCGGCCTGGTGGATGGTCTCGGTAGCGCCAGTTATGTGGCGCGTGAAATTATCGGCGAAGAAAACATCGTCGACTTCACGGCAAGGCCGAACTATCTGGATCGGTTTGCTGATCGCATTGGCGTTACCATGGCGAATGTCATATCCAACAACATTGGCCTGCAGAATAATACCAGCCCAATGCGTTAG
- a CDS encoding phosphoribulokinase — protein sequence MSKKHPIIAVTGASGAGTTVVKRAFEYIFLREKLTVAFVAGECFRRYDREEMQSVLEQKQAAGEVLSPYGPEVNRFDLLESLFESYASTGSGQYRRYVSCEASAGSGVPEGCFSEMEELPKDTDLLFYEGLHGGVVADKWSRRSMSASHNPQVINERRNVEYNKGVDVAQYVDLLLGVVPVVNLEWMQKIIHDKHTRGYSSEATSRHIIERMQDYIHFIVPQFSVTDINFQRVPIVDTSNPFIATEIPEAHECLVVIRFRDPRRYDFPELLKRIDGAYMSRPNSMVISGSQMKQALDVICTPLIQELVFNQSR from the coding sequence ATGTCGAAAAAACATCCTATTATTGCAGTCACGGGGGCCTCTGGGGCGGGTACGACGGTTGTTAAGCGTGCATTTGAATATATCTTTCTGCGTGAAAAATTAACGGTGGCCTTTGTCGCCGGCGAATGTTTTCGTCGCTATGACCGGGAAGAGATGCAGTCTGTGCTGGAACAGAAACAGGCCGCGGGTGAGGTGCTAAGTCCGTATGGGCCAGAGGTAAATCGGTTTGATTTACTGGAGTCCCTGTTTGAGTCATACGCAAGCACCGGCTCGGGGCAATATCGTCGCTATGTCAGTTGTGAGGCCAGTGCCGGCTCAGGTGTGCCGGAGGGATGTTTCTCTGAGATGGAGGAACTGCCAAAAGACACAGACCTGTTGTTCTATGAAGGGCTGCATGGTGGTGTGGTTGCCGATAAATGGAGTCGGCGTAGCATGAGCGCCTCACATAATCCGCAGGTCATCAATGAACGCCGTAATGTGGAATATAACAAAGGGGTTGATGTTGCCCAGTATGTGGATTTGTTGCTGGGTGTCGTGCCGGTGGTGAATCTTGAATGGATGCAGAAAATAATCCATGACAAACACACCAGAGGCTATTCAAGCGAGGCAACCTCGAGACACATTATCGAAAGGATGCAGGACTACATCCACTTTATCGTGCCCCAGTTTTCGGTGACGGATATCAATTTTCAGCGTGTGCCGATTGTTGATACGTCGAATCCATTTATCGCCACGGAAATTCCGGAAGCACACGAATGTCTGGTGGTGATCCGTTTTCGGGATCCGCGCCGTTACGATTTTCCTGAATTGCTCAAACGGATTGATGGCGCCTATATGTCGCGCCCGAACAGCATGGTGATTTCAGGTAGCCAGATGAAACAGGCCCTGGATGTGATTTGTACGCCACTGATACAGGAATTGGTCTTCAATCAGTCGCGCTAA